One stretch of Streptomyces sp. MMBL 11-1 DNA includes these proteins:
- a CDS encoding M14 family metallopeptidase — MRLVTARRPRPTKTRRNAALTILLALALAAPATAVATAGASAPDAAVAADERTLQYEIPGRTTPVARTDIARAGVSIDEVHDHGVVVTADAAQARKLRARGHVLEALPAPAAEPHAADGVSALDFPPADSRYHNYAEMNAAIDARIAANPSIMSKRVIGKTYQGRDIIAVKVSDNVAADEAEPEVLFTAHQHAREHLTVEMALYLLRELGQGYGSDSRITKAVDGRELWIVPDMNPDGGEYDIASGSYRSWRKNRQPNSGSTAVGTDLNRNWAYKWGCCGGSSSSPSSETYRGRAAESAPETKVVADFVRSRVIGGKQQITAAIDFHTYSELVLWPFGYTYSDTAPGMTADDRDAFAAVGRKMAASNGYTAEQSSDLYITDGSIDDWLWGSQKIFGYTFEMYPRSASGGGFYPPDEVIERETSRNRDAVLQLIENADCMYRSIGKEAQYCS; from the coding sequence ATGCGACTCGTCACCGCACGGAGACCCCGGCCGACGAAGACCCGGCGCAACGCCGCCCTGACCATCCTGCTCGCCCTCGCCCTCGCGGCCCCCGCCACCGCCGTGGCGACCGCCGGGGCCTCGGCCCCGGACGCGGCCGTCGCCGCGGACGAGCGGACGCTCCAGTACGAGATCCCCGGGCGCACCACCCCCGTCGCCCGCACCGACATCGCCCGCGCGGGCGTCTCGATCGACGAGGTCCACGACCACGGCGTCGTGGTCACCGCGGACGCCGCCCAGGCCCGGAAGCTCCGGGCGCGCGGCCACGTACTGGAGGCCCTGCCCGCCCCGGCCGCCGAGCCGCACGCGGCGGACGGCGTGAGCGCCCTGGACTTCCCGCCCGCCGACTCCCGCTACCACAACTACGCCGAGATGAACGCGGCGATCGACGCCCGCATCGCCGCGAACCCCTCGATCATGAGCAAGCGCGTCATCGGCAAGACCTACCAGGGCCGCGACATCATCGCGGTCAAGGTCAGCGACAACGTCGCCGCCGACGAGGCCGAACCCGAGGTCCTGTTCACCGCCCACCAGCACGCCCGCGAGCACCTGACCGTCGAGATGGCGCTCTACCTTCTCCGCGAACTGGGCCAGGGCTACGGCTCCGACTCCCGGATCACGAAGGCGGTCGACGGCCGGGAGCTGTGGATCGTGCCGGACATGAACCCGGACGGCGGCGAGTACGACATCGCCTCGGGCTCCTACCGCAGCTGGCGCAAGAACCGGCAGCCCAACTCCGGCTCCACCGCGGTCGGCACCGACCTCAACCGCAACTGGGCCTACAAGTGGGGCTGCTGCGGCGGCTCATCCTCCAGCCCGTCCTCGGAGACCTACCGCGGCCGGGCCGCCGAGTCCGCGCCCGAGACCAAGGTCGTGGCGGACTTCGTGCGCAGCCGGGTGATCGGCGGGAAGCAGCAGATCACGGCGGCCATCGACTTCCACACGTACAGCGAACTGGTGCTGTGGCCCTTCGGCTACACGTACAGCGACACCGCCCCCGGCATGACCGCCGACGACCGTGACGCGTTCGCCGCCGTGGGCCGCAAGATGGCCGCGAGCAACGGATACACCGCCGAGCAGTCCAGCGACCTGTACATCACCGACGGGTCCATCGACGACTGGCTGTGGGGCTCGCAGAAGATCTTCGGCTACACCTTCGAGATGTACCCCCGCTCGGCCTCGGGCGGCGGCTTCTACCCGCCCGACGAGGTCATCGAGCGCGAGACCTCCCGCAACCGGGACGCGGTGCTCCAGCTGATCGAGAACGCGGACTGCATGTACCGGTCGATCGGCAAGGAGGCGCAGTACTGCTCCTGA
- a CDS encoding type II toxin-antitoxin system VapB family antitoxin: MSVTRIDMDDEALERARALSKARTKKETVNIALRFYAEQQVRAARVSRHFERARTWGAVEDAERRHRAEKDGQ; this comes from the coding sequence ATGTCCGTGACCCGGATCGACATGGACGATGAAGCCCTGGAACGGGCGAGGGCCCTGTCCAAGGCCCGGACGAAGAAGGAAACCGTCAACATCGCCCTGCGCTTCTACGCCGAGCAGCAGGTGCGAGCGGCACGCGTCAGCCGCCACTTCGAGCGTGCACGCACCTGGGGTGCGGTCGAGGACGCGGAGCGGCGGCACCGAGCGGAGAAGGACGGGCAGTGA
- the glmS gene encoding glutamine--fructose-6-phosphate transaminase (isomerizing) produces MCGIVGYVGMQSAQDVVVAGLKRLEYRGYDSAGVAVLADGGLAAAKKAGKLVNLEKELGDRPLPAGRTGIGHTRWATHGAPTDTNAHPHLDNAGRVAVVHNGIIENFAALRRELTGRGHALESETDTEVVAHLLAEAFSAGGDLAEAMRQVCRRLEGAFTLVAVHADQPDVVVGARRNSPLVVGVGQDEWFLASDVAAFIAHTRSAVELGQDQVVELSREGVVVTGFDGEFAEVREYHVDWDASAAEKGGHASFMLKEIADQPRAVADTLLGRVDGEGALHLDEVRIPAADLREADKVVIVACGTAFHAGMIAKYAIEHWTRLPCETELASEFRYRDPILDQRTLVVAISQSGETMDTLMAVRHAREQGAKVLAICNTNGSTIPRESDAVLYTHAGPEVAVASTKAFLTQLVACYLVALYLGQVRGTKWGDEIRTVVRQLSAISGEVDRVLETMEPVRELARSLAHHDTVLFVGRHVGYPVALEGALKLKELAYMHAEGFAAGELKHGPIALIEEGLPVVVIVPSPRGRSVLHDKIVSNIQEIRARGARTIVVAEEGDEAVVPYADHLITVPATPTLLQPLVATVPLQVFACELATARGNEVDQPRNLAKSVTVE; encoded by the coding sequence ATGTGCGGAATCGTGGGTTATGTCGGGATGCAGTCGGCGCAGGACGTCGTCGTCGCAGGACTCAAGCGCCTCGAATACCGGGGCTACGACTCGGCGGGCGTCGCCGTTCTCGCGGACGGCGGGCTCGCCGCCGCGAAGAAGGCGGGCAAGCTCGTCAATCTGGAGAAGGAGCTGGGGGACCGGCCGCTGCCGGCCGGACGGACCGGCATCGGGCACACCCGCTGGGCGACGCACGGAGCGCCCACCGACACCAACGCCCACCCGCACCTGGACAACGCGGGCCGGGTCGCCGTCGTGCACAACGGGATCATCGAGAACTTCGCGGCCCTGCGCCGCGAGCTGACCGGACGCGGCCACGCCCTGGAGTCGGAGACGGACACCGAGGTCGTCGCGCATCTGCTGGCCGAGGCGTTCTCGGCCGGCGGCGACCTCGCGGAGGCCATGCGCCAGGTGTGCCGGCGGCTGGAGGGGGCGTTCACCCTGGTCGCCGTGCACGCGGACCAGCCGGACGTCGTGGTCGGCGCCCGGCGCAACTCACCGCTCGTCGTGGGGGTGGGGCAGGACGAGTGGTTCCTCGCCTCGGACGTCGCCGCCTTCATCGCGCACACCCGGTCCGCCGTCGAGCTGGGCCAGGACCAGGTCGTCGAGCTGAGCCGCGAGGGCGTCGTCGTCACCGGGTTCGACGGGGAGTTCGCCGAGGTGCGCGAGTACCACGTCGACTGGGACGCGTCCGCCGCCGAGAAGGGCGGCCACGCCTCCTTCATGCTCAAGGAGATCGCCGACCAGCCCCGGGCCGTCGCCGACACCCTGCTCGGCCGGGTCGACGGGGAGGGCGCGCTCCACCTCGACGAGGTGCGCATCCCGGCCGCCGACCTGCGGGAGGCCGACAAGGTCGTCATCGTCGCCTGCGGAACCGCCTTCCACGCCGGAATGATCGCGAAGTACGCCATCGAGCACTGGACCCGGCTGCCCTGCGAGACCGAACTGGCCAGCGAGTTCCGCTACCGGGACCCGATCCTGGACCAGCGCACCCTCGTCGTCGCCATCTCGCAGTCCGGCGAGACCATGGACACCCTGATGGCGGTGCGGCACGCCCGCGAACAGGGCGCGAAGGTGCTCGCCATCTGCAACACGAACGGCTCGACGATCCCGCGCGAGTCCGACGCCGTCCTCTACACGCACGCCGGGCCCGAGGTCGCCGTCGCCTCCACCAAGGCCTTCCTCACCCAGCTCGTCGCCTGCTACCTCGTGGCGCTCTATCTCGGCCAGGTGCGCGGCACGAAGTGGGGCGACGAGATCCGTACGGTGGTGCGCCAGCTCTCCGCGATCTCCGGCGAGGTCGACCGGGTCCTGGAGACGATGGAGCCCGTGCGCGAGCTGGCCCGGTCCCTCGCCCACCACGACACCGTCCTGTTCGTCGGCCGCCACGTCGGCTACCCGGTCGCCCTCGAAGGCGCGCTCAAGCTCAAGGAACTCGCCTACATGCACGCCGAGGGCTTCGCGGCCGGCGAGCTGAAGCACGGGCCGATCGCACTCATCGAGGAGGGCCTCCCGGTCGTCGTCATCGTCCCCTCGCCGCGCGGACGTTCGGTGCTCCACGACAAGATCGTGTCCAACATCCAGGAGATCCGGGCCCGGGGCGCGCGCACCATCGTCGTCGCCGAGGAGGGCGACGAGGCCGTCGTCCCGTACGCCGACCACCTCATCACGGTCCCCGCAACGCCTACGCTGCTTCAGCCGCTGGTCGCCACCGTGCCGCTCCAGGTCTTCGCCTGCGAGCTCGCGACGGCCCGCGGCAACGAAGTGGACCAGCCGCGCAACCTGGCGAAGTCCGTGACCGTGGAGTGA
- a CDS encoding holo-ACP synthase produces MIIGVGIDVAEIERFGAALERTPQLADRLFVDSELTLPSGERRGTASLAARFAAKEALAKALGAPGGLLWSDAEVWVEESGQPRLRVRGTVAARAAELGVRGWHVSLSHDAGVASAVVIAEG; encoded by the coding sequence GTGATCATTGGGGTCGGCATCGACGTGGCCGAGATCGAGCGGTTCGGCGCGGCGCTGGAGCGTACGCCCCAGTTGGCCGACCGGCTGTTCGTCGACAGCGAGCTGACGTTGCCCAGCGGCGAGCGGCGCGGAACCGCCTCGCTCGCCGCCCGGTTCGCCGCGAAGGAGGCCCTGGCCAAGGCGCTCGGCGCACCCGGCGGGCTGCTCTGGAGCGACGCGGAGGTCTGGGTCGAGGAGAGCGGGCAGCCCCGGCTGCGGGTACGCGGCACGGTCGCCGCCCGCGCCGCCGAACTGGGCGTACGAGGCTGGCACGTCTCGCTCAGCCACGACGCGGGGGTGGCGTCGGCCGTGGTCATCGCCGAGGGGTGA
- a CDS encoding NAD(P)H-hydrate dehydratase, translating into MRRAYSVETVRAAEAALMQRLPEGALMQRAAAGLAVACGDLLRRNGRVYGSRVLLLVGSGDNGGDALYAGARLARRGAGVRALLLAPDRAHPGGLAALLAAGGQVVDGPDGLGVLDLVVDGITGIGGRGGLREDATGLLHTVTRDRTPVLAVDLPSGVEADTGEVHGDAVRADATVTFGTYKPGLLIDPAAEHAGALRLVDIGLGPELPEPPDLEALQYADVAALLPSPGPESDKYRRGVVGVVAGSERYPGAAVLAVAGALRGGAGAVRYVGPGADAVIARFPEALVHAGPPSKAGRVQAWVVGPGLGDGRSAEAAVADVLAADVPVLVDADGLRLLDADTVRTRTAPTVLTPHAGEAAALLGTAREEVEAGRLAAVRELAARYRATVLLKGSTTLIAEARDTPVRVNPTGTSWLATAGSGDVLSGLAGSLLAAGLAPRDAASVGAYLHGLAARHGSDGAPVSAQDVADGIRAAWRDVRAG; encoded by the coding sequence ATGCGACGTGCCTACAGCGTGGAGACCGTACGGGCCGCCGAGGCCGCCCTCATGCAGCGCCTGCCGGAGGGCGCCCTGATGCAGCGCGCCGCCGCCGGGCTCGCCGTGGCCTGCGGCGATCTGCTGCGGCGCAACGGCCGCGTGTACGGGTCCCGGGTCCTGCTCCTCGTCGGCAGCGGCGACAACGGGGGCGACGCGCTGTACGCGGGCGCCCGCCTGGCCCGCCGGGGCGCGGGCGTCCGGGCCCTGCTGCTCGCCCCCGACCGGGCCCACCCCGGCGGCCTCGCCGCGCTGCTGGCGGCCGGGGGACAGGTCGTCGACGGGCCGGACGGGCTCGGCGTGCTCGACCTCGTCGTGGACGGCATCACCGGCATCGGCGGGCGCGGCGGGCTGCGCGAGGACGCCACCGGTCTGCTGCACACCGTGACCCGGGACCGTACTCCGGTCCTGGCCGTCGACCTGCCGAGCGGGGTGGAGGCCGACACCGGGGAGGTGCACGGCGACGCGGTCCGGGCGGACGCGACCGTCACCTTCGGCACCTACAAGCCCGGCCTCCTGATCGACCCGGCCGCCGAACACGCCGGCGCCCTGCGGCTGGTGGACATCGGGCTCGGCCCGGAACTGCCCGAGCCGCCGGACCTGGAGGCCCTCCAGTACGCGGACGTCGCCGCGCTGCTGCCGTCGCCGGGCCCGGAGAGCGACAAGTACCGGCGCGGGGTCGTCGGCGTCGTCGCCGGGTCCGAGCGCTACCCGGGCGCGGCCGTCCTCGCGGTCGCGGGCGCGCTGCGCGGCGGGGCCGGCGCCGTGCGGTACGTCGGACCGGGCGCGGACGCGGTGATCGCCCGCTTCCCCGAGGCGCTGGTGCACGCCGGGCCGCCGTCGAAGGCCGGGCGGGTGCAGGCCTGGGTGGTCGGGCCCGGGCTCGGCGACGGGCGGAGCGCCGAGGCGGCCGTCGCCGATGTCCTGGCCGCCGACGTCCCCGTGCTCGTCGACGCGGACGGGCTGCGGCTGCTGGACGCGGACACCGTGCGGACCCGGACCGCCCCCACCGTCCTGACCCCGCACGCGGGGGAGGCCGCCGCCCTGCTCGGCACGGCCCGCGAGGAGGTCGAGGCCGGGCGGCTCGCCGCGGTGCGCGAACTGGCCGCCCGCTACCGCGCCACCGTGCTCCTCAAGGGCTCCACGACCCTGATCGCGGAGGCCCGCGACACCCCCGTACGGGTCAACCCGACCGGCACGTCCTGGCTCGCCACGGCGGGCAGCGGTGACGTGCTCTCCGGTCTCGCGGGCTCCCTGCTCGCGGCCGGACTCGCCCCGCGCGACGCCGCGTCCGTGGGCGCCTACCTGCACGGGCTCGCCGCCCGGCACGGCTCCGACGGGGCCCCGGTCTCCGCGCAGGACGTGGCGGACGGCATCCGGGCCGCCTGGCGCGACGTGCGGGCGGGCTGA
- a CDS encoding DUF488 domain-containing protein has translation MASGSEPVRVRRVYDPPEDGDGTRVLVDRLWPRGVSKERAAIDVWLKDITPSDELRSWYHQDRSGARHDTFVERYRTELDDPAHTEAVERLVGLVREGGPVTLITAVKDVADSHVPVLVDHLTHVMKRT, from the coding sequence ATGGCGAGCGGCAGCGAACCCGTACGCGTACGCAGGGTCTACGACCCGCCGGAGGACGGCGACGGCACCCGGGTCCTCGTCGACCGGCTCTGGCCCCGGGGCGTCTCCAAGGAGCGGGCGGCGATCGACGTCTGGCTGAAGGACATCACCCCCTCGGACGAACTGCGCTCCTGGTACCACCAGGACCGCTCCGGCGCACGCCACGACACCTTCGTCGAGCGCTACCGCACCGAGCTGGACGACCCGGCGCACACGGAGGCCGTCGAGCGGCTCGTCGGGCTGGTGCGCGAGGGCGGTCCGGTCACGCTGATCACCGCCGTCAAGGACGTGGCCGACAGCCATGTCCCGGTCCTGGTCGACCACCTGACCCATGTGATGAAACGTACGTAA
- the alr gene encoding alanine racemase produces the protein MNETASLRARAEIDLAALRANVRVLRERAAGAQLMAVVKSDGYGHGAVPCARAAREAGATWLGTATPQEALALRAAGLDGRIMCWLWTPGGPWREAIDADIDVSVSSLWALREVVEAAAGAGRPARIQLKADTGLGRGGCQPADWPELVTGALAAERDGRVKVTGLWSHFACADEPGHPSIAAQLDVYRDMIAYAEKEGVEPEVRHLANSPATLTLPEAHFDLVRTGIAMYGISPAPELGTSAELGLRPVMTLAASVALVKDAPAGHGVSYGHHYTTPAETTLGLIPVGYADGVPRHASGTGPVLVGGKVRTVAGRVAMDQFVVDLGGDRPEAGAEAVLFGPGDRGEPTAQDWADAAGTIAYEIVTRIGSRVPRVHVNGTAGPSGPAGGVRR, from the coding sequence ATGAACGAGACAGCGTCCCTGAGAGCCCGTGCCGAGATCGACCTCGCCGCGCTGCGCGCCAACGTGCGCGTCCTGCGCGAGCGTGCGGCCGGGGCGCAGCTCATGGCCGTGGTGAAGTCCGACGGTTACGGGCACGGGGCCGTGCCCTGCGCGCGGGCCGCCCGCGAGGCCGGGGCCACCTGGCTCGGCACCGCGACCCCGCAGGAGGCACTCGCCCTGCGCGCGGCCGGACTCGACGGCCGGATCATGTGCTGGCTGTGGACGCCCGGGGGCCCCTGGCGCGAGGCGATCGACGCCGACATCGACGTGTCGGTCAGCTCCCTGTGGGCGCTGCGCGAGGTCGTCGAGGCCGCCGCCGGGGCCGGCCGCCCCGCCAGGATCCAGCTCAAGGCCGACACCGGACTCGGCCGGGGCGGCTGTCAGCCCGCCGACTGGCCCGAGCTGGTCACCGGGGCGCTGGCCGCCGAGCGGGACGGACGGGTCAAGGTCACCGGCCTCTGGTCCCACTTCGCCTGTGCCGACGAGCCCGGCCACCCCTCGATCGCCGCCCAGCTCGACGTCTACCGCGACATGATCGCGTACGCCGAGAAGGAGGGTGTGGAGCCCGAGGTGCGGCATCTGGCCAACTCCCCGGCCACGCTCACGCTCCCCGAGGCCCACTTCGACCTCGTGCGGACCGGCATCGCGATGTACGGCATCTCGCCCGCCCCCGAGCTGGGCACATCCGCCGAGCTGGGGCTGCGGCCCGTGATGACGCTCGCCGCCTCCGTCGCCCTGGTCAAGGACGCCCCGGCCGGGCACGGCGTCAGCTACGGCCACCACTACACGACTCCCGCCGAGACCACCCTCGGCCTGATCCCCGTCGGCTACGCGGACGGCGTCCCGCGCCACGCGTCGGGCACGGGCCCCGTCCTGGTCGGCGGGAAGGTGCGCACGGTCGCGGGCCGGGTCGCCATGGACCAGTTCGTCGTCGACCTCGGCGGCGACCGGCCGGAGGCGGGCGCGGAAGCGGTGCTGTTCGGGCCGGGCGACCGGGGTGAGCCGACCGCGCAGGACTGGGCGGATGCCGCCGGCACCATCGCGTACGAGATCGTCACCCGCATCGGCTCCCGGGTGCCGAGGGTGCATGTGAACGGGACGGCCGGCCCGAGCGGTCCGGCCGGGGGCGTGCGGCGGTGA
- a CDS encoding alpha/beta fold hydrolase: MSGSSAGAAADATAAVTTATAAGWRRAGIAGAAIGVLAAGAAAGVAVERLTVGRGMRKKARLALDATGPYGSLRGTPGRAVADDGTELYYEIDEVEDEAPGVSEGNATGTRRRRLFGSKAPAPVTVVFSHGYCLGQDSWHFQRAALRGLVRAVYWDQRSHGRSGRGRAQADGVPVGIDQLGRDLSAVIEAAAPEGPLVLVGHSMGGMTMMALADRYPALIRDRVAAVALVGTSGGKLGEVDFGLPVAGVNAVRRVLPGVLKALGSQAELVEKGRRATADLFAGLIKRYSFGSRDVDPAVARFAERLIESTPIDVVAEFYPAFTEHDKSGALSAFRDVPVLILAGEKDLVTPSSHSEAIADALPDAELVIVPDAGHLVMLEHPETVTDRLADLLVRSGTVPDANVGGHGSTAPRPGR, translated from the coding sequence GTGAGCGGGAGCAGCGCGGGGGCCGCCGCCGACGCGACCGCCGCCGTGACCACCGCCACGGCGGCCGGCTGGCGCCGCGCCGGGATCGCCGGGGCCGCCATAGGGGTGCTCGCCGCAGGCGCGGCCGCCGGGGTCGCCGTCGAGCGGCTCACCGTCGGGCGCGGCATGCGCAAGAAGGCCCGCCTCGCGCTGGACGCCACCGGGCCCTACGGCTCGCTGCGCGGCACGCCGGGCCGGGCCGTCGCCGACGACGGCACCGAGCTGTACTACGAGATCGACGAGGTGGAGGACGAGGCGCCCGGCGTTTCCGAGGGAAACGCCACCGGAACCCGCCGTCGCCGGCTCTTCGGGAGCAAGGCCCCCGCCCCGGTCACCGTCGTCTTCAGCCACGGCTACTGCCTCGGCCAGGACTCCTGGCACTTCCAGCGGGCCGCCCTGCGCGGCCTCGTACGCGCCGTCTACTGGGACCAGCGCAGCCACGGACGCTCCGGGCGGGGCCGGGCCCAGGCGGACGGGGTGCCGGTCGGCATCGACCAGCTCGGCCGCGACCTGAGCGCGGTCATCGAAGCGGCGGCCCCCGAGGGCCCGCTGGTGCTGGTCGGGCACTCCATGGGCGGCATGACGATGATGGCTCTGGCCGACCGGTACCCGGCCCTGATCCGCGACCGGGTCGCCGCCGTCGCCCTGGTCGGCACCTCCGGCGGCAAGCTCGGCGAGGTCGACTTCGGGCTGCCGGTGGCGGGCGTGAACGCGGTACGCCGGGTGCTGCCCGGGGTGCTGAAGGCGCTCGGCTCGCAGGCGGAGCTGGTGGAGAAGGGGCGGCGGGCCACGGCGGACCTCTTCGCCGGGCTGATCAAACGGTATTCGTTCGGTTCGCGGGACGTGGACCCGGCGGTCGCCCGGTTCGCGGAACGGCTGATCGAGTCGACCCCGATCGATGTGGTCGCCGAATTCTACCCGGCCTTCACCGAGCACGACAAGAGCGGCGCGCTGTCCGCCTTCCGGGACGTGCCCGTGCTGATCCTGGCCGGGGAGAAGGACCTGGTCACCCCCAGCTCGCACAGCGAGGCCATCGCGGACGCGCTGCCCGACGCCGAGCTGGTGATCGTGCCGGACGCCGGGCACCTGGTGATGCTGGAGCATCCGGAGACGGTCACCGACCGGCTGGCCGACCTGCTCGTACGCAGCGGCACGGTGCCGGACGCTAACGTTGGCGGACATGGAAGCACCGCACCGCGGCCCGGCCGCTGA
- the tsaE gene encoding tRNA (adenosine(37)-N6)-threonylcarbamoyltransferase complex ATPase subunit type 1 TsaE has translation MEAPHRGPAAETVTETAGTTAPEPAGAVPEAVTVTLTVTSPEQMRDLGRRLARVLAPGDLVMLTGELGAGKTTLTRGLGEGLGVRGAVTSPTFVIARVHPSLTGGPALVHVDAYRLGGGLDEMEDLDLDVSLPESVVVVEWGDGKVEELADDRLRVLIDRATGDTDDERREVTLVGIGARWAGLRADLA, from the coding sequence ATGGAAGCACCGCACCGCGGCCCGGCCGCTGAGACCGTCACGGAGACAGCGGGAACGACCGCTCCCGAGCCCGCCGGGGCCGTACCCGAGGCCGTGACGGTGACGCTCACCGTCACCTCCCCCGAACAGATGCGGGACCTGGGCCGGCGCCTCGCCCGGGTGCTGGCCCCCGGCGACCTGGTCATGCTCACCGGGGAGCTGGGCGCCGGCAAGACGACGCTGACCCGGGGCCTCGGCGAGGGCCTCGGCGTGCGCGGCGCGGTCACCTCGCCCACCTTCGTCATCGCCCGCGTCCACCCCTCGCTGACCGGGGGCCCCGCCCTGGTCCACGTCGACGCGTACCGCCTGGGCGGCGGGCTCGACGAGATGGAGGACCTGGACCTGGACGTGTCGCTGCCGGAGTCCGTGGTCGTCGTGGAGTGGGGCGACGGCAAGGTCGAGGAGCTGGCCGACGACCGGCTGCGGGTCCTGATCGACCGCGCGACCGGCGACACCGACGACGAGCGGCGCGAGGTGACCCTGGTCGGCATCGGGGCACGCTGGGCGGGGCTGCGGGCGGACCTGGCGTGA
- the tsaB gene encoding tRNA (adenosine(37)-N6)-threonylcarbamoyltransferase complex dimerization subunit type 1 TsaB, producing the protein MDTATPAVTVALHDGTSVIASFGQVDARRHGELLLPAVDRVLAEAGTGLDAVTHVVVGVGPGPYTGLRVGLVTAATFGSALSVPVHGLCTLDGLAYAAGLQGLQGPFAVATDARRKEVYWARYEDARTRSGEPAVDRPADIAGTLAGLPVVGAGAALYPDAFPDARGPEHVAAGALAGLAAERLAAGEPLPEPRPLYLRRPDAQVPKNYKVVTPT; encoded by the coding sequence ATGGATACCGCCACGCCCGCCGTCACCGTCGCCCTGCACGACGGCACGTCCGTCATCGCCTCCTTTGGACAGGTCGACGCCCGCAGGCACGGGGAGCTGCTGCTCCCCGCCGTCGACCGGGTCCTCGCCGAGGCCGGGACGGGACTCGACGCCGTGACGCACGTGGTCGTGGGCGTCGGCCCCGGCCCGTACACCGGCCTGCGGGTCGGCCTGGTCACCGCCGCCACCTTCGGCTCCGCCCTCTCCGTGCCGGTCCACGGCCTGTGCACCCTGGACGGCCTCGCGTACGCCGCCGGTCTGCAAGGCCTCCAGGGGCCGTTCGCCGTGGCGACGGACGCGCGCCGCAAGGAGGTCTACTGGGCGCGGTACGAGGACGCCCGCACCCGTTCGGGCGAACCCGCCGTCGACCGGCCCGCCGACATCGCCGGGACGCTGGCCGGGCTCCCCGTGGTCGGCGCGGGCGCGGCGCTCTACCCGGACGCCTTCCCGGACGCGCGCGGCCCCGAGCACGTCGCCGCCGGGGCGCTCGCCGGGCTCGCCGCCGAACGCCTCGCCGCGGGAGAGCCGCTCCCGGAGCCCCGGCCGCTCTACCTGCGCAGGCCCGACGCGCAGGTCCCGAAGAACTACAAGGTGGTCACCCCCACGTGA
- the rimI gene encoding ribosomal protein S18-alanine N-acetyltransferase: MSAATAAVLREMRWWDIAPVLDLEHALFPDDAWSPGMFWSELAHARGPGATRHYVVAEDPATGRVVGYAGLAALGDLADVQTIAVSREAWGTGLGSELLADLLKAATDFECPAVLLEVRVDNTRAQRLYERFGFEPIGFRRGYYQPGNIDALVMRLTTQEQAVHEHAPETGTE; the protein is encoded by the coding sequence GTGAGCGCCGCCACCGCCGCCGTACTGCGCGAGATGCGCTGGTGGGACATCGCACCGGTGCTCGACCTCGAACACGCGCTGTTCCCGGACGACGCCTGGTCGCCCGGCATGTTCTGGTCCGAGCTGGCCCACGCCCGCGGCCCCGGCGCCACCCGCCACTACGTCGTCGCCGAGGACCCCGCCACCGGGCGGGTCGTCGGCTACGCCGGGCTCGCCGCCCTCGGCGACCTGGCCGACGTCCAGACGATCGCGGTCAGCCGCGAGGCGTGGGGCACCGGCCTCGGCTCCGAACTCCTCGCCGATCTGCTGAAGGCCGCCACCGACTTCGAGTGCCCCGCGGTCCTCCTGGAGGTCCGGGTCGACAACACGCGGGCGCAGAGACTGTACGAGCGCTTCGGCTTCGAGCCGATCGGCTTCCGGCGCGGCTACTACCAGCCGGGGAACATCGACGCCCTGGTCATGCGCCTCACCACGCAAGAGCAAGCAGTGCACGAGCACGCACCAGAAACCGGGACTGAATGA